Within the Gloeobacter kilaueensis JS1 genome, the region TGTAGTTGCGCCGGATCTTGCCGGAGATATGGGCAAGGATATTGAAACTGTTGTCGAGTTCGACCCGGAACATGGCGTTTGGGAGCGATTCGACGACGGTTCCTTCCATTTCGATAACATCTTGTTTAGCCAAGGGCAGCTCCTGAAAAGGGACTAAAGCCGCGAACGGTCGGTGAGAATTTCGTAGCCGTCGCGGGCGACAAGGACAGTGTGCTCGAACTGGGCCGACAGCGATTTGTCGAGGGTGACCACGGTCCAGCGGTCGGCCAGGGTGCGGGTGGCGTGGTGACCGACGTTGACCATCGGCTCGATAGCCAGGGTCATGCCTGCTTTTAAGCGGGGATTGGGGATCTCGCGGGTGCGGAAATTGGGCACCTGGGGTTCTTCGTGCAGCTTGCGACCGACGCCGTGGCCGACGTACTGGCGGACCACCGAGAAGCCGTTCGCCTCGACGT harbors:
- the infA gene encoding translation initiation factor IF-1 — encoded protein: MAKQDVIEMEGTVVESLPNAMFRVELDNSFNILAHISGKIRRNYIKILPGDRVKVELTPYDLTKGRITYRLRK